The Haloferax sp. Atlit-12N genome window below encodes:
- a CDS encoding class I fructose-bisphosphate aldolase, translated as MTDQRLGRSVTVAIDHGLHWGSLEGFEDPAALLDTVLDAGPDGILASVPFLKRFEDRIAAADVHTIGTLDLLYDSTMPGDIENAEIHSQVFSVEDCADVADAAKVALVFGREDPDVLKENAEFVAAAAEDCDDAEIPLIVEPTLWGQRADDEFDTDYLVNANRLGFELGADILKTPYPPTGFERIVDNAPVPTYIAGGPTVETDREVLEMVHGAVEAGSQGVMFGRNVWQRDDPAAIIDALSAIVHEGATIEEAETLL; from the coding sequence ATGACGGACCAACGACTCGGACGATCGGTGACTGTCGCTATCGACCACGGCCTCCATTGGGGTTCCCTCGAGGGGTTCGAGGACCCCGCGGCGCTCCTCGACACGGTGTTGGACGCCGGCCCCGACGGTATCCTGGCGAGCGTTCCCTTCCTGAAGCGCTTCGAGGACCGAATCGCCGCCGCCGACGTCCACACCATCGGCACGCTCGACCTCCTGTACGACTCGACGATGCCGGGCGATATCGAAAACGCCGAAATCCACTCTCAGGTGTTCAGCGTCGAGGACTGCGCCGACGTGGCCGACGCCGCGAAGGTCGCGCTCGTCTTCGGCCGGGAGGACCCCGACGTGCTGAAGGAGAACGCCGAGTTTGTCGCGGCCGCAGCCGAGGACTGCGACGACGCGGAGATTCCGCTCATCGTCGAGCCGACCCTCTGGGGGCAGCGCGCTGACGACGAGTTCGACACCGACTACCTCGTCAACGCCAACCGCCTGGGCTTCGAACTCGGCGCGGACATCCTGAAGACGCCGTATCCACCCACGGGCTTCGAGCGCATCGTAGACAACGCGCCGGTGCCGACGTACATCGCCGGTGGCCCCACCGTCGAGACGGACCGAGAGGTACTGGAGATGGTCCACGGTGCCGTCGAGGCCGGCTCGCAGGGCGTGATGTTCGGCCGCAACGTCTGGCAGCGAGACGATCCCGCCGCCATCATCGACGCACTCTCGGCTATCGTCCACGAGGGCGCGACCATCGAAGAGGCGGAGACGTTGCTATGA
- a CDS encoding ABC transporter ATP-binding protein: MSVIELEDVVKRYQSGVETVEALKGVDFTADRGEMVTVIGPSGSGKSTMLNMIGLLDTPTEGHVHLDAHDVTDFSEDELTEERRTGIGFVFQDFHLLPMLTAVENVELPSMWNTSVDRHDRAVELLRRVGLGDRLDHTPDQLSGGQQQRVAVARSLINEPDILLADEPTGNLDQDTGKTILEELTRLKEDENVAIVAVTHDDQMLDYTDTTVRIVDGVIQEVAQP, translated from the coding sequence ATGAGCGTCATCGAACTCGAGGACGTCGTCAAGCGCTACCAAAGCGGCGTGGAAACGGTCGAGGCGCTCAAAGGCGTAGACTTCACCGCCGACCGCGGTGAGATGGTCACCGTCATCGGCCCTTCGGGTTCGGGCAAGAGTACCATGCTCAACATGATCGGCCTACTCGATACGCCGACCGAAGGTCACGTCCACCTCGACGCCCACGACGTGACCGACTTCAGCGAGGACGAACTCACCGAAGAGCGCCGGACGGGAATCGGATTCGTGTTCCAGGACTTCCACCTGCTCCCGATGCTGACGGCGGTCGAGAACGTCGAACTCCCCTCGATGTGGAACACATCGGTAGACAGACACGACCGCGCGGTTGAGTTACTTCGCCGCGTGGGACTCGGCGACCGCTTAGACCACACGCCCGACCAGTTGTCGGGCGGCCAGCAACAGCGCGTCGCAGTCGCGCGCTCGCTCATCAACGAACCGGATATCCTCTTGGCCGACGAGCCGACGGGGAACCTCGACCAGGACACCGGAAAGACGATTCTCGAAGAGCTGACGCGGCTGAAAGAAGACGAGAACGTCGCTATCGTCGCGGTCACCCACGACGACCAGATGCTCGACTACACTGACACCACCGTCCGCATCGTCGACGGCGTCATCCAAGAGGTGGCCCAGCCGTGA
- a CDS encoding PTS galactitol transporter subunit IIC — protein MSVLLPIIIFLIALAFRVDVLKAARSSILIGIGFIGINLVIGLFSENISPLAQQMVEVTGITLPAVDVGWPAAAAIAFGIAELGVWMIPLFVAMNLVLFAIGFTYTLNVDIWNYWHFAFIGGLVYMSTNNWLYSVAVGLTLGLFVLVAADWTQPAVEETFDTPGISIPHGTSAPYAVAAIPIHWAVDKTPLGNIEADPDAIQDRFGILGEPIFVGLAIGLVIGIAAYSNALFVAESWYAILTAGISFAAVMHILPMMVGILMEGLTPLSESIRNYMTSRFEDRDMAIGLDSAILIGHESVIASSLLIVPIAIVMSIILPGNDVLWGIDLATFPFFFALMVPIMNGNIVKMVVTGTILLIPLHYISSAVAPLLTQAAGSAGFDLGGRGLITSPVADAGSPATGILALIPAPVALAVALVIVLGIWVALRTWPQRMYMVAGASEEKARETVERRHTGKGGGLLPNKIGSTVDATSTEGRSDD, from the coding sequence GTGAGCGTCCTCCTTCCGATAATCATCTTCCTCATCGCGCTCGCGTTCCGGGTGGACGTGTTGAAGGCGGCGCGCTCGTCCATCCTCATCGGCATCGGCTTCATCGGCATCAATCTCGTCATCGGGCTGTTCAGCGAGAACATCAGTCCGCTGGCCCAACAGATGGTCGAGGTGACCGGCATTACGCTGCCGGCGGTTGACGTCGGCTGGCCCGCCGCCGCCGCCATCGCCTTCGGTATCGCGGAACTCGGCGTCTGGATGATTCCGCTGTTCGTGGCGATGAACCTCGTCCTCTTCGCGATCGGCTTCACCTACACGCTCAACGTGGACATCTGGAACTACTGGCACTTCGCCTTCATCGGCGGGCTGGTCTACATGAGCACGAACAACTGGCTGTACTCGGTGGCAGTCGGGCTGACGCTGGGGCTGTTCGTTCTCGTGGCCGCGGACTGGACGCAACCGGCCGTCGAAGAGACGTTCGATACGCCCGGCATCTCCATTCCGCATGGGACATCGGCACCCTACGCCGTCGCCGCAATTCCGATTCACTGGGCGGTGGATAAGACGCCGCTCGGGAACATCGAAGCCGACCCCGACGCGATTCAAGACCGGTTCGGCATCCTCGGTGAACCGATCTTCGTCGGCCTCGCTATCGGACTCGTCATCGGTATCGCCGCCTACAGTAACGCGCTCTTCGTCGCCGAGAGCTGGTACGCCATCCTCACCGCCGGCATCTCGTTCGCCGCGGTGATGCATATCCTCCCGATGATGGTCGGCATCCTCATGGAGGGGCTGACGCCGCTTTCGGAGTCGATTCGGAACTACATGACCTCGCGGTTCGAAGACCGCGACATGGCGATCGGACTCGACTCGGCTATCCTCATCGGCCACGAGTCGGTCATCGCGTCCAGCCTGCTCATCGTTCCCATCGCCATCGTGATGTCGATCATCCTCCCCGGCAACGACGTCCTGTGGGGAATCGACCTGGCAACGTTCCCGTTCTTCTTCGCGCTGATGGTTCCCATCATGAACGGCAACATCGTGAAGATGGTCGTCACGGGGACGATCCTGCTCATCCCGCTGCACTACATCTCCTCCGCGGTGGCTCCTCTCCTGACGCAGGCGGCGGGGAGCGCGGGCTTCGACCTCGGTGGCCGCGGGCTCATCACGTCGCCCGTCGCTGACGCGGGGTCGCCCGCGACGGGCATCCTGGCCCTCATCCCGGCACCGGTCGCCCTCGCGGTCGCACTCGTCATCGTCCTCGGTATCTGGGTCGCGCTTCGGACGTGGCCCCAGCGGATGTACATGGTCGCCGGCGCGTCCGAAGAGAAAGCGCGGGAGACCGTCGAACGTCGTCACACCGGCAAGGGCGGCGGCCTCTTGCCCAACAAAATCGGCTCGACTGTTGACGCGACGAGCACAGAGGGCCGCTCCGACGACTGA
- a CDS encoding IclR family transcriptional regulator, with the protein MTENAPHRVETSRKTIRVLDALREHGSSSVTFLARELGMNKSTVHNHLSTLEAEKFVVRDGTDYELSLRLLGFGGYVQHRHPLYQVAKREVHRLASQTGELANLMVEEYGQGVYLASEQGERAVDLDIYPGLRRPLHAIGLGKAILAHLPPERVDDIIDEHGLPAETDQTITDRAELDAQLATVRDRGYAVDNEELIRGLRCVGAPIIAKDGTVLGAISVSQPVSRMNNERFTDEVPDIVQSAANVIELHANH; encoded by the coding sequence ATGACAGAGAACGCGCCCCACCGGGTCGAAACGAGTCGGAAGACGATTCGGGTGCTCGACGCGCTTCGAGAACACGGGTCGAGTAGCGTGACGTTCCTCGCACGGGAACTCGGGATGAACAAGAGCACGGTTCACAACCATCTCAGCACGCTCGAGGCCGAGAAGTTCGTCGTCCGCGACGGGACCGATTACGAACTGAGTCTCCGCCTGCTCGGGTTCGGGGGATACGTACAGCACCGCCACCCGCTGTATCAGGTGGCGAAACGCGAGGTCCACCGGTTGGCGTCCCAGACCGGCGAACTCGCGAACCTGATGGTCGAAGAGTACGGACAGGGGGTCTATCTCGCCTCCGAACAGGGTGAGCGGGCGGTCGATTTAGACATCTATCCCGGCCTCAGACGGCCGCTCCACGCCATCGGACTCGGAAAGGCGATATTGGCGCACCTGCCACCCGAGCGAGTCGACGACATCATCGACGAACACGGCCTTCCCGCGGAAACCGACCAGACAATCACCGACAGAGCGGAACTCGACGCACAGTTGGCGACGGTTCGTGACCGAGGCTACGCCGTGGACAACGAGGAACTCATCCGAGGGCTCCGGTGCGTTGGCGCACCCATCATCGCAAAAGACGGGACCGTCCTTGGTGCAATCAGCGTCTCGCAGCCCGTCAGCCGCATGAATAACGAACGTTTCACCGACGAGGTTCCCGACATCGTCCAGAGCGCCGCCAACGTCATCGAACTCCACGCGAACCACTAG
- a CDS encoding secondary thiamine-phosphate synthase enzyme YjbQ: MEIQTESFSIESHSRFEILSVTPEVEATIEDLGVTDGLVYVSTPHTSAALSTNEYEEKLLDDMIDKFKEIAPPDEGYYHDLDHITAGEQPNAHAHLISAMIKRPVLLVLRDGELDLGTWEEVMFFELCGPRERTITTTILQ; the protein is encoded by the coding sequence ATGGAGATACAGACAGAGAGCTTCTCCATCGAGAGCCACAGCAGGTTCGAGATTCTGAGCGTCACTCCCGAGGTGGAAGCGACCATCGAGGACCTCGGCGTGACCGATGGACTCGTGTACGTGTCGACGCCGCACACGTCTGCGGCGCTCTCGACCAACGAGTACGAAGAGAAGCTCCTCGACGACATGATTGACAAGTTCAAGGAGATCGCCCCCCCGGACGAGGGCTACTACCACGACCTCGACCACATCACCGCAGGCGAGCAGCCGAACGCTCACGCGCATCTCATCTCCGCGATGATCAAGCGACCGGTCCTTCTCGTCCTCCGCGACGGGGAGCTCGACCTCGGGACCTGGGAGGAGGTCATGTTCTTCGAACTGTGCGGCCCGCGCGAGCGAACGATTACCACGACGATTCTACAATAG
- a CDS encoding PTS sugar transporter subunit IIA yields MRTESLELTGETDEAVLTELGAYAYDQGWADESYADALLAREADYPTGLDIPTMGFGIAIPHADPDHVTEQAVLLGLPPAGESIAFRSMDNPDEHVAAEVVVLLLVTDTDGYSSFLSNLAKLFQAEEFAEMTKRRDADGLLDLVVERCVDFDG; encoded by the coding sequence ATGCGAACCGAAAGCCTCGAACTGACTGGCGAGACGGACGAAGCGGTCCTCACGGAACTCGGCGCGTACGCCTACGACCAAGGCTGGGCCGACGAGAGCTACGCGGACGCCCTCCTGGCACGCGAAGCCGACTACCCGACGGGACTCGACATCCCGACGATGGGGTTCGGCATCGCCATCCCCCACGCCGACCCCGACCACGTCACAGAACAGGCCGTGCTCCTCGGACTGCCGCCCGCGGGCGAGTCGATAGCGTTCCGAAGCATGGACAACCCCGACGAACACGTCGCCGCCGAAGTCGTCGTGTTGCTTCTCGTGACCGACACCGACGGCTACTCGTCGTTCCTCTCGAACCTCGCTAAACTTTTCCAGGCCGAGGAGTTCGCCGAGATGACGAAGCGCCGCGACGCCGACGGCCTGCTCGACCTCGTCGTCGAGCGCTGCGTCGATTTCGACGGCTGA
- a CDS encoding ABC transporter permease produces MSIADYLWRYPSALMAWRNLGRNRTRTLLAALGIVIGVISIASLGMAGAALQQQATSDLGSIGGDVTISSGADSATDGVTRAQVETLRDIVSDAEVVPQKSNSTTLTARNGEEARMSVTGVTNAAALYNLTSGDAPSRLASGALISNSTAETLDLEPGDPVEYDGQIYRISGFLEGSGGFGGGGGQLVLPMSALSEQDGYDTVTVAAGSSDAAGTLADVIDSQFNEEDDEELRVSTFGSLDSLDTFLNTLNYALLGIGAISLVVASVAILNVMLMSTVERRGEIGVLRAVGIRRGEVLRMILTEAALMGAVGGVVGALGSLGVGLVMFQLLTGNAMAVFNWSSSQYLLFGFAFAVVASVLSGVYPAWKAANDRPVDALRS; encoded by the coding sequence GTGAGTATCGCCGACTATCTGTGGCGGTATCCGAGCGCCCTCATGGCGTGGCGCAATCTCGGCCGCAATCGAACGCGAACGTTGCTGGCGGCGCTCGGCATCGTCATCGGCGTGATTTCCATTGCCTCGCTCGGGATGGCTGGTGCAGCGCTCCAACAGCAGGCGACCTCCGATCTCGGCTCCATCGGCGGCGACGTGACGATTTCGTCGGGAGCGGACAGCGCCACCGACGGCGTCACCCGAGCGCAGGTCGAAACGCTCCGAGACATCGTGAGTGACGCGGAGGTGGTCCCACAGAAGTCGAACTCGACGACGCTGACGGCCCGAAACGGCGAGGAGGCACGGATGAGCGTCACGGGGGTGACCAATGCGGCCGCGCTGTACAACCTCACGTCGGGCGACGCACCGAGTCGGCTGGCGTCGGGGGCGCTAATCAGTAACAGCACCGCCGAGACACTCGACCTCGAACCCGGTGACCCCGTCGAGTACGACGGCCAGATATATCGAATCAGCGGGTTCCTCGAGGGGTCGGGTGGCTTCGGTGGTGGTGGCGGACAGCTCGTGTTACCGATGTCGGCGCTCTCTGAGCAGGACGGCTACGATACGGTGACCGTCGCCGCCGGCAGTAGCGACGCGGCCGGGACCCTCGCTGACGTCATCGATAGCCAGTTCAACGAAGAAGACGACGAGGAGTTACGCGTGAGCACGTTCGGGAGCTTAGACAGCCTCGACACGTTCCTGAACACGCTCAACTACGCGCTACTCGGTATCGGTGCCATCTCGCTCGTCGTGGCGAGTGTCGCCATCCTCAACGTGATGCTGATGAGCACGGTCGAACGCCGCGGCGAAATCGGCGTCCTCCGTGCGGTCGGGATTCGCCGCGGTGAGGTGCTCCGGATGATTCTGACCGAGGCCGCCCTCATGGGCGCTGTCGGTGGCGTCGTCGGCGCGCTCGGGTCACTCGGTGTCGGACTGGTCATGTTCCAGTTACTCACGGGCAACGCGATGGCCGTGTTCAACTGGAGTAGCTCCCAGTATCTCCTGTTCGGTTTCGCGTTCGCCGTCGTGGCGAGCGTTCTGAGCGGTGTCTATCCGGCGTGGAAGGCCGCCAACGACCGCCCGGTCGACGCGCTTCGAAGCTGA
- a CDS encoding PTS sugar transporter subunit IIB yields the protein MTTKNILVVCGTSVATSTVVKEALKEKLPERGLDIGTIAKAKATEAPGKVSSGNFDLIVTTTQLNKDKFDIPVIHTTAFMTGIGQDEVLDDIAAALED from the coding sequence ATGACAACGAAAAATATCCTCGTAGTGTGTGGCACATCGGTTGCGACGTCGACGGTCGTCAAGGAAGCGCTGAAAGAGAAACTCCCGGAGCGTGGCCTCGACATCGGGACCATTGCCAAGGCGAAGGCGACGGAAGCTCCTGGTAAGGTCTCTTCGGGGAACTTCGACCTCATCGTCACCACGACGCAACTCAACAAAGACAAGTTCGACATCCCGGTCATCCATACCACGGCGTTCATGACCGGTATCGGTCAAGACGAGGTCCTTGACGACATCGCCGCGGCGCTCGAAGACTGA
- a CDS encoding helix-turn-helix transcriptional regulator yields the protein MCEESASEEVYRLLDDEYARTILTSTDTTAKSAKELSEACDASLPTIYRRTERLIDCGLLEEQTELEGDGHHYSVYKARLKRLTVELENNELKLTIEEREPETMADRFTRIWEEL from the coding sequence GTGTGTGAGGAGTCCGCATCGGAGGAAGTCTACCGCCTCCTCGACGACGAATACGCACGAACCATCCTCACGTCGACAGACACGACAGCCAAGTCCGCCAAAGAGCTTAGCGAAGCATGCGACGCGTCGCTCCCGACGATTTACCGGCGCACCGAGCGCCTGATCGACTGCGGGCTTCTCGAAGAGCAGACCGAACTCGAGGGCGATGGACACCACTACAGCGTCTACAAAGCACGACTCAAGCGCCTCACGGTGGAATTAGAGAACAATGAACTCAAACTCACAATCGAAGAACGGGAGCCCGAGACGATGGCGGACCGCTTCACGCGAATCTGGGAGGAACTGTGA
- a CDS encoding HPr family phosphocarrier protein, with protein MAAKSATVVVEHETGLHARPASMFVQTASKFETDISVRKAGGETEVDAKSSIAVLSLGVGPDEEIVITADGSDGEQAVERLVELVRNDFDLDS; from the coding sequence ATGGCAGCGAAATCAGCGACAGTAGTCGTAGAGCACGAGACCGGTCTCCACGCGCGCCCCGCGTCGATGTTCGTCCAGACGGCGTCGAAGTTCGAGACGGACATCTCCGTGCGGAAAGCCGGCGGGGAGACGGAAGTAGACGCGAAAAGCAGCATCGCCGTTCTCTCGCTCGGTGTCGGCCCGGACGAGGAAATCGTCATCACCGCCGACGGAAGCGACGGCGAGCAGGCCGTCGAGCGACTCGTCGAACTCGTCCGCAACGACTTCGACCTCGATTCGTAG
- the ptsP gene encoding phosphoenolpyruvate--protein phosphotransferase: MSDRRISGVGVTPLRGVGTVVQYDSTVDLNDERSAADPETERRRFEEARETAADELARERSRTAERVGAEEAEIFDAHQQFLADPQITEGVETAISEDGVTAERAVSRAFEDPIATFEGADGMFAERADDLRDVRDRLLRLLLDRDRVDLSALPEGTVIVAKRLTPSDTAQLDPDAVAGFVTVEGGRTSHAAIMARSLAIPAVVGVDPAALDLADGTRLVVDGTTGDVTVDPDDDAVAAARESSGATVRHDPVTTVDGRHVEVAANVGTPQEAEAAAERGADGVGLFRTEFLFLDRETPPNEDEQYEALNEVCEAFAGSRVVVRTLDIGGDKPIPYVDSDPGDNPFLGVRGVRFAPGERPELFEEHVRAILRAAAGPAQLAVMFPLVSTVTELDALLDEVSAIAGELDDAGVDYAVPELGAMVETPASVFLAREFADRLDFLSIGTNDLTQYVMAAARDDDRVASLHDPLHPPVLRAIARTVEAAHEGDAWVGMCGEMAGDPDLTELLVGLGLDELSMSAVTIPDVKAGVQAVDDESAATLAETALRAETNEDVRELID; the protein is encoded by the coding sequence ATGAGCGACCGCCGAATCTCGGGCGTCGGGGTGACGCCGCTACGCGGTGTCGGCACGGTCGTCCAGTACGATTCGACAGTCGACCTCAACGACGAACGGTCGGCGGCCGACCCCGAGACCGAACGTCGGCGGTTCGAAGAGGCACGGGAGACTGCGGCGGACGAACTCGCCCGCGAGCGGTCTCGGACGGCCGAGCGCGTCGGCGCCGAAGAAGCGGAGATATTCGACGCGCACCAGCAGTTCCTCGCCGACCCACAGATAACCGAGGGCGTCGAGACCGCGATCAGCGAAGACGGCGTCACCGCCGAGCGGGCCGTCTCGCGGGCATTCGAGGACCCAATCGCCACGTTCGAGGGGGCAGATGGGATGTTCGCCGAGCGCGCGGACGACCTCCGAGACGTCCGCGACCGACTGCTCCGTCTGCTGCTCGACCGCGACCGAGTCGACCTCTCGGCGCTCCCTGAGGGAACGGTCATCGTCGCGAAGCGGCTCACCCCGAGCGACACCGCACAGTTAGACCCCGACGCAGTCGCCGGGTTCGTCACGGTCGAAGGGGGCCGCACGTCGCACGCCGCCATCATGGCTCGGTCGCTGGCGATTCCGGCGGTGGTCGGCGTCGACCCCGCCGCCCTCGACCTCGCCGACGGCACGCGTCTCGTCGTCGATGGCACCACGGGCGACGTGACCGTCGACCCGGACGACGACGCCGTCGCCGCGGCGCGGGAATCGAGCGGTGCGACGGTTCGGCACGACCCCGTCACGACGGTCGATGGCCGACACGTCGAAGTCGCCGCGAACGTTGGAACGCCGCAGGAGGCGGAGGCGGCCGCCGAACGCGGTGCGGACGGCGTCGGGCTCTTTCGAACGGAGTTCCTCTTTCTCGACCGGGAGACGCCGCCGAACGAAGACGAGCAGTACGAAGCGCTCAACGAGGTGTGCGAGGCGTTCGCCGGGTCGCGCGTGGTCGTCCGAACGCTCGACATCGGCGGCGACAAGCCGATTCCGTACGTCGACTCCGACCCCGGCGACAACCCGTTTCTCGGCGTTCGGGGCGTCCGGTTCGCACCGGGCGAGCGACCCGAACTGTTCGAAGAACACGTCCGCGCGATTCTGCGCGCGGCTGCCGGGCCGGCGCAGCTCGCCGTGATGTTCCCGCTGGTGTCGACAGTCACCGAACTCGACGCGCTTCTCGACGAGGTGAGCGCAATCGCCGGGGAACTCGACGACGCCGGCGTCGACTACGCGGTTCCCGAACTCGGCGCGATGGTCGAGACGCCGGCGTCGGTCTTTCTCGCCCGCGAGTTCGCCGACCGCCTCGACTTCCTCAGTATCGGAACGAACGACCTCACGCAGTACGTGATGGCCGCGGCCCGCGACGACGACCGCGTCGCCTCGTTACACGACCCGCTTCACCCGCCGGTCCTCCGCGCCATCGCGCGGACGGTCGAGGCAGCCCACGAAGGCGACGCTTGGGTCGGGATGTGCGGCGAGATGGCCGGCGACCCGGACCTCACCGAACTGCTCGTCGGGCTCGGCCTCGACGAACTGAGCATGAGCGCCGTGACGATTCCCGACGTGAAAGCGGGCGTCCAGGCCGTGGATGACGAGTCGGCGGCGACGCTCGCCGAGACAGCCCTCCGCGCCGAGACCAACGAGGACGTACGAGAGCTCATCGACTGA
- a CDS encoding triose-phosphate isomerase, which yields MNLPYPHFQVNFKVYPDTSGEDALAFARMLEAIEAETDARFVLTPQLPDIRLITEHTELAVTAPAMDAVEPGRGMGKILPETVADAGADGVVINHAENRDTLSDLVWKIERCRDLDLDSVVCVDSIEMGRAVAEFDPDSMIYEMPEDISSNRAITQTHPDRVRDFMSMVETENPRTRVLVGGGISTAEDVRLAFEQGGHATGAASAVSLASDPESLLRDIAASFP from the coding sequence ATGAACCTTCCGTACCCCCACTTTCAGGTCAACTTCAAGGTGTACCCGGACACGAGCGGCGAGGACGCGCTCGCGTTCGCGCGGATGCTCGAAGCGATAGAGGCGGAGACCGACGCGCGCTTCGTGTTGACGCCCCAACTGCCCGACATCCGACTGATAACCGAACACACCGAACTCGCCGTCACCGCGCCCGCGATGGACGCCGTCGAGCCCGGTCGCGGGATGGGGAAAATCCTCCCGGAGACCGTCGCAGACGCGGGAGCCGACGGCGTCGTCATCAACCACGCCGAGAACCGCGACACGCTGTCCGACCTCGTGTGGAAAATCGAGCGCTGCCGCGACCTCGACCTCGACTCGGTCGTCTGCGTCGACAGCATCGAGATGGGTCGCGCGGTCGCGGAGTTCGACCCCGACTCGATGATATACGAGATGCCCGAAGACATCTCGTCGAACCGCGCGATCACGCAGACCCATCCCGACCGCGTTCGCGACTTCATGTCGATGGTCGAGACGGAGAACCCGCGCACTCGCGTCCTCGTCGGCGGCGGTATCTCGACCGCCGAGGACGTCCGCCTCGCGTTCGAACAGGGGGGTCACGCGACCGGTGCCGCGTCGGCCGTGTCGCTCGCGTCGGACCCGGAGTCGCTCCTCCGCGACATCGCCGCGAGTTTCCCCTGA
- a CDS encoding FGGY family carbohydrate kinase, translated as MESPQLVGVHLGTASVHVDVYSTDGERLAGGEAPVAEQTTLAWERALHEAAPAMPQTGIGSVASTSGTAVLVDKYGEPVFPPQMYFDSAPEQASKLRDLDLSGLSINQNIAFSPTSPLPKILKLRAEHPEKFQRVEWILSPTTWLLYRLRFDASTPWHDIETDWTNALKFGADVTTPLPTWFESLFETLDLPRSLFPAIRPPGSFIGVADGQLAERTGFDGIKLFQGLTDGNASVLANGGVKPGDFSITFGASSVVKYVSESVSPHPALYYHRHPIDGYLPGASFDTGNLLRWFFDRILNCTPERGLELARQVPSGHGYEMFLKGNRSPFFDADVAGSLLGLNYDNSLSTEEVHGRLARGLITGIILTEWTYISLVEEHFDTDIDRVLVINDGTPTLDGNYDWWNTLRASIWDRPVVEMEPRTTAGAVMAPALITSIYSDVETAAENLLRERDVIEPDPSVGADFDTQKETYFDRWRDIAEFYQQD; from the coding sequence ATGGAGAGCCCGCAACTGGTCGGCGTTCATCTCGGTACCGCGAGCGTGCACGTCGATGTGTACAGCACCGACGGCGAACGACTTGCCGGCGGTGAGGCGCCGGTCGCCGAGCAGACGACGCTCGCGTGGGAGCGAGCGCTCCACGAAGCGGCACCGGCGATGCCACAGACCGGTATCGGCTCGGTTGCGAGTACGTCAGGGACGGCCGTACTCGTCGACAAGTACGGCGAGCCGGTGTTCCCGCCGCAGATGTACTTCGATTCCGCGCCCGAACAGGCATCGAAGCTCCGCGACCTCGACCTGTCCGGCCTCTCGATTAACCAGAACATCGCGTTTTCTCCGACCAGTCCCCTGCCGAAGATTCTGAAGCTTCGCGCGGAACACCCCGAAAAGTTCCAGCGGGTGGAGTGGATTCTCAGTCCGACGACGTGGCTGTTGTATCGGCTCCGGTTCGACGCGTCGACGCCATGGCACGACATCGAGACCGACTGGACGAACGCATTGAAGTTCGGTGCCGACGTGACGACGCCCCTTCCCACGTGGTTCGAGTCGCTGTTCGAGACGCTCGACCTGCCTCGGTCGCTCTTTCCGGCGATTCGACCACCGGGGTCGTTCATCGGCGTCGCCGACGGCCAGTTAGCCGAGCGGACCGGCTTCGACGGTATCAAACTCTTTCAGGGGCTCACCGACGGCAACGCGTCGGTGCTGGCGAACGGCGGCGTCAAACCGGGGGATTTCAGCATCACCTTCGGGGCGTCGAGCGTCGTCAAGTACGTCTCGGAATCCGTCTCACCGCATCCGGCGCTGTACTACCACCGCCATCCCATCGACGGTTATCTGCCCGGCGCGTCGTTCGACACCGGCAATCTCCTCCGGTGGTTCTTCGACCGCATCCTCAACTGTACGCCGGAGCGCGGCCTCGAACTCGCCCGACAAGTCCCGAGCGGCCACGGCTACGAGATGTTTCTCAAGGGCAACCGAAGCCCGTTTTTCGACGCCGACGTCGCAGGGTCGCTCCTTGGCCTCAACTATGACAACTCCCTGTCGACCGAGGAGGTCCACGGCCGACTGGCGCGCGGGCTCATTACCGGCATCATCCTGACCGAGTGGACCTACATCTCGCTGGTCGAAGAACACTTCGACACGGACATCGACCGCGTGCTCGTCATCAACGACGGGACGCCGACGCTCGACGGCAACTACGACTGGTGGAACACGCTCCGGGCGTCGATATGGGACCGCCCAGTCGTCGAGATGGAGCCGCGGACGACCGCCGGCGCGGTCATGGCCCCCGCGCTCATCACGTCGATTTACAGCGATGTCGAAACGGCAGCGGAAAACCTCCTCCGAGAGCGTGACGTTATCGAGCCGGACCCGTCGGTCGGCGCGGACTTCGATACCCAAAAAGAGACGTACTTCGACCGATGGCGAGACATCGCGGAGTTCTATCAACAGGACTGA